In one window of Pseudobdellovibrionaceae bacterium DNA:
- the clpB gene encoding ATP-dependent chaperone ClpB: MRDIEKMTRMSQEAMQAAANRAETLQHGAVEPEHLALELVTQDGGIVPQVLEECAHDPTGIRDKIEAKLDRLPQVSGSAVQVVASPHLVRLFKAAEAEAGKMGDSYISTEHFMLALLSDTATDLAKIFKEHNVTIDNFKRALMEKRGDQKITDDNPEAKFDALKKYARDLTELAEQGKLDPVIGRDEEIRRVIQVLSRRTKNNPVLIGEPGVGKTAIAEGLALRVINEDVPDVLKRKKILSLDMGALIAGAKYRGEFEDRLKAVIKEVTSSEGQLILFIDEIHNLVGAGKADGAMDAGQLLKPALARGELRCIGATTLDEYRQYIEKDKALERRFQTVYVQEPSVEDAITILRGLKEKYEVHHGVRITDSALVAAVKLSHRYITSRFLPDKAIDLMDEAASRLSIEINSVPAEIDQINRKVTQLQVEREALKKENSADAKNRLEIIEKELADLNEENATLKAQWDSEKKEIFGLKDVKQEIEDLKVEIERAEREGHLERAAELKYGKLPELENTLKAYNEQAEKKSSGAAHRLLREEVTPQEVAEVVAKWTGVPVQKMLESEQEKLLHMEDRLRQRVVGQDQALSAVANAIRRARAEISDPNQPIGSFIFLGPTGVGKTETVKALAEFLFDSEEAIVRIDMSEYMEKHSVSRLIGAPPGYVGYEEGGQLTEAVRRRPYSVVLLDEIEKAHPEVFNVLLQVLDDGRLTDGQGRTVDFRNTVFIMTSNIGSQAIIDPKLDDDQKENAVMEALRSHFRPEFLNRVDEIVVYKSLTRDLIANIVKIQLHEVEKRLSEKKITVSYDDKALDYLAKKGFDPIYGARPLKRVIKTELLNRLASEIISGKVQSGDEVKVSANDLGLELEDVASKS, encoded by the coding sequence ATGAGAGATATCGAAAAAATGACTCGAATGAGCCAGGAGGCCATGCAGGCTGCGGCCAATAGGGCCGAAACTCTGCAGCACGGAGCTGTGGAGCCTGAGCATTTGGCATTAGAGCTTGTCACACAAGACGGTGGAATAGTGCCTCAGGTCCTCGAGGAGTGTGCGCATGATCCCACGGGAATTCGCGATAAAATTGAGGCTAAGCTGGATCGGCTGCCGCAAGTCAGTGGCAGTGCCGTTCAGGTGGTGGCAAGTCCTCATCTGGTAAGGCTTTTTAAGGCGGCAGAGGCCGAAGCCGGCAAAATGGGAGATAGTTATATCTCTACTGAGCACTTCATGTTGGCCCTATTGTCTGACACTGCTACGGATCTGGCCAAGATTTTTAAAGAACACAATGTAACCATAGATAATTTTAAGAGGGCACTCATGGAAAAACGGGGCGATCAAAAAATCACTGATGACAATCCTGAAGCAAAATTTGATGCACTGAAAAAATACGCCAGAGACTTAACCGAGTTGGCTGAGCAGGGCAAGCTAGATCCTGTGATTGGACGAGACGAAGAAATTCGACGAGTGATACAGGTTCTGTCTCGGCGCACAAAGAACAATCCTGTGCTTATTGGAGAACCCGGGGTGGGTAAAACGGCCATCGCTGAGGGGCTGGCGCTGCGGGTTATCAACGAAGATGTGCCAGATGTTCTAAAAAGAAAGAAAATACTATCACTCGATATGGGAGCGCTCATTGCTGGCGCCAAATATCGGGGTGAGTTTGAAGATCGATTAAAGGCAGTGATCAAAGAGGTCACTTCCAGCGAAGGACAGCTCATACTGTTTATCGACGAGATACATAATTTAGTGGGTGCCGGTAAAGCAGACGGCGCCATGGATGCAGGACAGCTTTTAAAGCCGGCTCTGGCAAGGGGAGAACTTCGATGTATTGGTGCCACCACCCTTGACGAATACCGGCAGTACATCGAAAAAGACAAGGCCTTAGAGCGACGTTTTCAAACGGTGTATGTGCAAGAACCCAGCGTAGAAGACGCCATCACCATCTTGCGTGGTTTAAAAGAAAAGTACGAGGTTCATCACGGAGTCAGGATTACAGACTCCGCGTTGGTGGCCGCCGTAAAGTTATCGCATCGATACATTACAAGTCGCTTTCTGCCAGACAAAGCCATTGACCTAATGGATGAGGCCGCCAGTCGGTTAAGCATAGAGATTAATAGTGTTCCTGCAGAAATTGATCAGATAAACCGTAAGGTTACTCAACTTCAGGTTGAACGCGAGGCTTTAAAAAAAGAGAACTCGGCAGATGCAAAAAATCGCTTAGAAATTATAGAAAAAGAACTCGCCGATTTGAATGAAGAAAACGCAACCTTGAAAGCTCAGTGGGATTCTGAAAAGAAAGAAATATTTGGGTTAAAAGATGTTAAACAAGAAATTGAAGATCTAAAAGTAGAAATCGAACGGGCCGAGCGCGAAGGCCACCTCGAAAGAGCTGCAGAGCTCAAGTACGGAAAATTACCAGAACTCGAAAACACTCTTAAGGCCTACAATGAACAGGCAGAGAAAAAAAGCAGTGGCGCAGCCCACCGCCTTTTGCGTGAAGAGGTAACACCGCAAGAAGTGGCGGAAGTCGTGGCCAAGTGGACAGGTGTCCCCGTTCAGAAAATGTTAGAATCGGAGCAAGAAAAATTGCTTCATATGGAAGATCGGTTGCGACAACGAGTGGTGGGTCAGGATCAAGCCCTTTCAGCTGTGGCCAATGCCATCCGTAGAGCTCGGGCTGAAATTTCTGATCCCAATCAGCCAATCGGGAGCTTTATATTTCTTGGCCCCACTGGAGTGGGAAAGACAGAAACCGTAAAGGCGCTGGCAGAATTTTTGTTTGACAGCGAAGAAGCCATCGTTCGCATTGATATGAGTGAATACATGGAGAAGCATTCTGTGTCTCGCTTGATCGGCGCGCCTCCTGGTTATGTGGGATATGAAGAGGGGGGGCAGCTCACTGAAGCGGTCCGTCGTCGCCCCTACAGTGTGGTGTTGCTCGATGAAATAGAAAAGGCCCACCCTGAAGTGTTCAACGTATTGTTGCAGGTGTTAGATGATGGTCGACTTACCGATGGCCAGGGGCGAACAGTAGATTTTCGCAATACAGTATTCATTATGACGTCTAATATTGGCTCGCAGGCGATTATCGATCCCAAGCTGGACGACGATCAAAAAGAAAATGCTGTGATGGAAGCGCTCCGCTCCCATTTTCGACCAGAATTTCTAAACCGTGTGGATGAAATCGTAGTGTATAAAAGTCTCACCAGGGACCTCATTGCCAATATTGTTAAGATCCAGCTGCATGAAGTGGAAAAGCGTCTCTCCGAAAAGAAAATCACAGTCAGCTATGATGATAAGGCCTTGGACTATCTGGCTAAAAAGGGTTTTGATCCCATTTATGGAGCTCGTCCTTTAAAGCGGGTGATTAAGACAGAGCTTCTCAATCGTCTGGCCAGTGAAATTATCTCAGGCAAAGTGCAATCTGGCGATGAAGTGAAGGTATCCGCTAATGATTTAGGATTAGAACTTGAGGATGTGGCGTCTAAGAGTTGA
- a CDS encoding FAD:protein FMN transferase, producing MKVNIWGLIFLALWGTGCTQMAEAPDMGQETKYYEVPTVEKTELVMGSYARVRLPQKQQHLFNPVFTLFKQYEKKYSAAQPISETSRVNFEKSRKASKGLLHLLKKAQELKELTNGYYSPVVYVDAEQKDNVDALTIQGDLVSIKQGIRLNLGVLVPGFAVDQGVTNLKKRKVKVAILKFGGNLRCIDRCHMEISHPFIPKEGVFVIEFWTIDPDMSLATVTLPQKLEVKYPSDKIVSASVLSKGDATKAGAVADALTRMPLNKAIDFIKLHPESGFILFTQDRRVWISKEIKYMVEDILWPVGKEKLKIQPDQDEEPESNNGPKAEAGLFKEGNPLGLA from the coding sequence ATGAAGGTAAATATTTGGGGGCTCATTTTTTTGGCACTTTGGGGCACGGGTTGCACGCAAATGGCTGAAGCTCCCGACATGGGGCAAGAAACTAAATATTACGAAGTACCTACCGTAGAAAAAACCGAGCTGGTCATGGGTTCTTATGCACGGGTTCGGCTACCACAAAAACAACAACACCTTTTTAACCCTGTATTTACGCTGTTTAAACAGTATGAGAAAAAGTATTCTGCTGCTCAGCCTATTTCAGAAACCAGTCGCGTGAATTTTGAAAAATCTCGAAAGGCCTCTAAAGGTCTACTGCACCTACTAAAGAAAGCCCAAGAGTTAAAAGAACTAACGAATGGCTACTACTCGCCGGTGGTCTATGTGGACGCTGAGCAAAAGGACAACGTCGATGCGCTGACTATTCAAGGCGACCTGGTTTCAATTAAACAGGGCATTCGTTTGAATTTGGGCGTGTTAGTACCTGGATTTGCCGTCGATCAAGGTGTCACCAATTTGAAAAAACGCAAAGTGAAGGTCGCCATCTTAAAGTTTGGCGGTAACCTTCGTTGCATAGACCGCTGCCACATGGAGATCAGCCATCCCTTCATTCCAAAAGAGGGGGTATTTGTTATTGAGTTTTGGACGATCGATCCAGACATGAGTTTGGCCACGGTGACACTTCCTCAAAAATTGGAGGTAAAGTATCCTTCAGATAAAATCGTGAGCGCCTCAGTTTTGTCGAAAGGAGATGCGACGAAGGCCGGAGCTGTGGCTGATGCGTTAACCAGAATGCCCTTAAACAAAGCCATCGATTTTATAAAACTACACCCTGAGAGCGGGTTTATTTTATTCACTCAAGATCGGCGAGTTTGGATATCAAAAGAAATCAAATACATGGTTGAAGATATTCTTTGGCCAGTAGGAAAAGAAAAATTGAAGATTCAACCGGATCAAGACGAGGAGCCCGAAAGCAACAATGGTCCAAAGGCCGAAGCTGGCCTATTTAAAGAAGGGAACCCCCTGGGGTTAGCATGA
- a CDS encoding alpha/beta hydrolase, with translation MTNDLRVWLLAGSLLLIFVGVVYFLVIRRKKPLPLKLPPGELKTTSQTKVNDFEIHFVQAGQGPHLVLLHGIGASVFCWRHIFAPLTDHFTVTALDLPGFGKSSKLSHADYGLDAQARRVLDFLESLNIDQSYLVGSSMGGAIALWLAKMHPDNFKKVATISPAIHHRVVPMTFSRLSVLAPVAKHSVNKFMIKKFMQRVVANPTNISDEAVLRNFEPYQNNPDAIATFLKATDLLGDHRLPEELVTLNRENVELLFLWGAKDRMTPVSQLSDLKPYFSQAQYRVHPTGGHHLMEDNPEWVVESLIQFFNSKQNL, from the coding sequence ATGACAAATGATCTAAGGGTCTGGTTGCTCGCCGGATCCCTGTTGTTAATTTTTGTAGGCGTCGTTTATTTTTTAGTAATTAGACGCAAAAAGCCCCTCCCGCTAAAGTTACCCCCCGGTGAACTTAAAACCACAAGCCAGACAAAAGTGAATGATTTTGAAATTCATTTTGTACAGGCAGGACAGGGGCCACACCTAGTTTTGCTCCATGGCATTGGAGCCTCCGTTTTTTGCTGGCGCCATATTTTTGCCCCGCTCACCGATCACTTTACTGTCACTGCACTAGACCTGCCCGGATTTGGCAAAAGCAGTAAACTCTCTCACGCCGACTATGGTCTTGATGCGCAAGCGCGGCGAGTTTTAGATTTTTTGGAAAGCCTGAATATTGATCAAAGCTACTTAGTGGGTAGCTCCATGGGGGGGGCTATCGCCCTTTGGCTAGCCAAAATGCATCCGGATAATTTTAAAAAAGTAGCCACTATTTCTCCAGCCATCCACCACCGGGTTGTACCCATGACCTTTAGCCGGTTAAGTGTCTTGGCTCCCGTGGCAAAGCACTCTGTGAATAAATTTATGATTAAAAAATTTATGCAAAGAGTGGTAGCCAACCCGACCAATATCAGTGACGAGGCTGTGTTAAGAAATTTTGAACCTTACCAAAACAACCCAGATGCTATTGCTACTTTTTTAAAGGCAACTGATTTACTGGGAGACCACCGGTTGCCTGAGGAGCTTGTGACCTTGAATCGGGAGAACGTGGAGTTACTATTTTTGTGGGGCGCGAAGGATCGAATGACTCCCGTATCGCAATTGTCTGACTTAAAACCTTACTTTTCACAAGCCCAATATCGAGTTCACCCAACCGGTGGCCACCACCTTATGGAAGACAATCCTGAATGGGTCGTCGAAAGTCTGATCCAGTTTTTTAATAGTAAACAAAATTTGTAG
- a CDS encoding flagellin FliC gives MGFRVSTNIAAINGQRNLLGSQRMIQESFAKLSSGSRINKAADDAAGLAISERLKGQIRSIRQANRNANDGISLVQVAEGGLNEIGNILVRMRELGVQAASDTVGDTERGLIDKEIQQLKEESQRIASATQWGSTKLLDGTTPVFDFQVGIFNNDLDDRISFDSSVNVATVDALGIDGIDYTSKEGAQQALELIDDAQNNVNGMRANLGALQNRLTSTVNNLQISEENLAAANSRIRDTDVADATSELTKNNILLNAGVATLAQANNINAAALKLLG, from the coding sequence ATGGGATTTCGAGTATCCACAAATATTGCTGCCATTAACGGGCAAAGAAATTTGCTAGGCAGCCAAAGAATGATTCAAGAAAGCTTTGCAAAGCTTTCAAGCGGTAGCCGAATTAATAAGGCTGCTGACGACGCCGCCGGTCTTGCGATTTCTGAACGATTAAAAGGTCAGATCCGCTCGATTCGCCAAGCCAACCGAAACGCAAACGATGGTATATCGTTGGTTCAGGTAGCTGAAGGTGGCTTAAACGAAATAGGTAACATCCTTGTTCGTATGCGCGAACTAGGCGTACAAGCAGCTTCTGACACCGTTGGTGATACAGAGCGCGGCTTGATCGATAAAGAGATTCAACAGCTTAAAGAAGAGTCTCAGCGAATTGCCAGTGCAACTCAATGGGGATCTACTAAGCTGTTAGATGGAACAACTCCTGTGTTCGACTTCCAGGTAGGTATTTTCAACAATGACCTTGACGATCGTATCAGTTTTGACTCGAGCGTGAACGTGGCCACTGTTGATGCATTGGGAATCGACGGCATTGACTATACTTCGAAAGAAGGCGCCCAACAGGCACTTGAGTTGATCGACGATGCACAAAACAATGTAAACGGAATGCGCGCCAACTTAGGTGCCCTGCAGAACCGATTGACCTCAACCGTCAATAATTTGCAGATTTCCGAAGAGAACTTGGCTGCTGCCAATAGTCGTATTCGCGACACAGATGTGGCTGATGCTACTTCTGAGTTGACCAAAAACAACATCTTGCTTAACGCTGGTGTTGCTACTTTGGCTCAGGCGAATAACATTAATGCCGCAGCATTGAAGCTTCTCGGCTAA